CGCCTACGACTTGCCCAATGTCACCTGGGTGCTGCAGAATGCCCACGGGTGGACCACAAAGAAGTCGGCCAAGGCGCAAATCAAGCGCAGACATCGACGTGAGCTCTATGGCCGCCTGGAGACAATGATAGACAGGTGAGTGGGCAGGGGGGGGATTCATGGATAGGGATTCATAGATAGGGATTCATGGGTCAAAGGCACTTGACCAACTCAGGTCCATTTGGGTGTGAAAATAGAGGCAAAGCTGAGATTCCAAGGGCTCCCGTGCAGACAAAGCATATTTAAAACGTATTGTATTCCCTGAATTGGGGAATGAACTCATCATAAAGTTTatcaaacaaaacattaaAGTTCACTTCACTTGAGcaaataatacatttatttaaattactaGGTTTACTGCCTATTTTCTGTTAATAAAAGTAGTTTAAAGTATATAAGTAACTGTATAACTATAATTCAAATGTATCCTATCAATACAAATGATTTATTAGCACAATTAAGAAACGTAAATCATCTCAGCAGCAGTCTTGAATTACTCGCATAAATTCGCGCTGATTAATGACTTGTAGGGCTTTTTATTTGCGAAACGCACTGTAACCACCCACTTACTCATATGTAGATACTTTGCATGGCTCAAGTGGCAGGACATCTTCCGGCTCTTCGTCCTGCCTTCGCTGCCAAAATCAGCCAAGTCAAGCCACTTGGCTTATCACGCACAGTGCGACCAAGGAAACTTCGCACCCAAAGTGGTCGTTGTCCCTACCAGACCACGCCcaccacaccacccaccaccccatAACGCCCACATTACCGCCCTACTCTGCGATGCGTGCTCAtggcataataataaaatgttggTATTTTATATTAgcatttaaattggcttttTGTATGCTTCGGAAATAGTTTAATATCCGTAGAGGACCGTgagtcgaagtcgaagtcgagGTCTGCGGTTCCGGCAGCTTTAACTTGGAGCAAATGCGAAAAATGCATAGCAAATTAGGCCGTAATTGGGGCAGAGTTATGTGCCGGTTGGCCGTTAAACTATCTGCAATCTGTAAAATGTCTTATCAACGATccgcacacccacaccaacacacccaaacacacacatgtgcacaTTGAGATACATTCGGTGATGGGCGTTGTCATGGTAATCAAAGGACTTGATCCCCTTTTCGATACGACTTGAGTTTCTGCCTCAATTCCTGGGAGCGACTAAGCTTCAAGTGGTCGTCAAAAAGTTACCATATTTGTCCTTCGACCGGCTGGCTTCTTCCTTTTGACATCCTTCGCAGGATTTTCCCCTGGCTTTGACCTTAGCTTCACGTGTCGGGAATTCGGTGACTTGTATCTtgaatatgtgtgtgtgtgttgggtgttgggtgttgTGTGTTGGGTGTTAGCTCGTCTTGTGTTTCATGATTGTTTTCCCTCGATTGGTTTCGCTTTTCGATTGTCTGTTTTGCTTAGCGTCCCACAATTGATGCCCGGCAATTTCGCCCCTGACTTTTGGCATTGGCTCCTCTGGTTTACGACCGCCTCTCCCTCTAATGGGTCAGCTAAGCGCCTTCCCTGGCCTCAATTGCCTCTATccgatatatatgtatgtatatatcccCACATATAGCAACTACAACTACATTCACATGTGGCACTCACACAGTGACAGTGGTAGTGGGAGTCCTTGTGTATGCGATGTATGCCCTATGGGGTTAATGaagttgtttgtttgtttgctcgcCTGTCGCCCAGGCCGCAGCATTCAAGTTGACAGCCGCCACTGTTTCAGGCGGGGATTAGCCCTGAATGGTGGGGCACTCCCAGGCTTAAAATCCCCGGCAAATTATACTATTTCGAGGCAAACTGCTTTAAGCGGTTCATTATGTGCCAGTTCATGTGGTTCCCATTATTTAATCAAAGCAAATGTATATCTCAAACTGATCTAAAtctgtttataatttattccAAGCATAATTTAGCTATTAGCCAGTCTCGATGAGTGGAACTCTTTTAGCAGAGCAAGGCCTTTCCAGTCACCCAATCAGTTGAGGTGTGAACTAATATTGCACTGCACTTTCGCCGTGCAGCAGAGTTGGCAAATATGGACACCATTGCCGTCCAGCCCATCGATCTCTGTCATCGCATCTTTGACTTTGCCCACCCAGGCGCTTCGACCTTTCGCCTGGCATCGACAGGTGCTGGGAATGGGTATGGTGGATGGGTATGCAGGTACAGGTGGTGCAGTTGCAAGTGTCGGCACAGGCAATTCAATTAAGTTGAATGCTTGCcaccctcctcctcctcctcctttgcTCATCGACCTTTTGGGCCGGTGCCATGTTTATTGTAAACGTGACTGCTGCAAGTGTCTGAAGAGCATTCTAAACGTTAACGGACAATTGACACATTTGCACTTGGGCCAGTTTCCTTTGGCCCGAAGTGAAGTTTCCACTGCAGTTGGCAGTTTGCAGTTGGCAGTTTGCAGCTTGCAGCTTACAGTTTTCAGTCGCCTGCTGAAGTGGCACGTGCCACGTTGCTCCTCTTTGCTGCCATGATTTACGCGCACTCCGCATTGTTTAATTATCGTTTAATTGTTGCAAAGTTTTTGATTTACGATTTAATTGCAACGACAAATGCCACGCCCTCGCTTTTCCCCGGTAATGTCAGCCGTGATTTATGGTCACCGCCAACATTGATGACTATGATGAAACGTGCGGATGACTCCACCACATCCACGCCAGAGTCTCTGGTTACAGCCTCGCATCTGTTGCATCGCCGTTGGCAGCGAGTGCTCAGTCGCCCGAAGCGCTATCTCAGCTTTCCCGAGGGCTCCTCGTTTTCCGTATGTCTCATCCCCGACCAATCCCCTCCTGCTGTGAGTCCATTTTTGTGTCACCGTCTCCTTGATCAGGTGGCCGTCTGCTTCACCGTGGGCATCATTGGTAATCCGTACTATGGCTACAACAGTTTCGGCCTGAATTGGGGTGTGGCCTACGACCTGCCGAATACCACGTGGGTGCTGCAGCATCTGCACGGCTTTGCCACGCATCCTGTGGCTCCAGCAGTCCTGCGTAGAAGGTCGAGGAGCGCCATCTACCGGCAGATCGAGTCGGTTGTGGATAAGTAAGGGCGGATTCTTGATTTATTTGTGTAGCTGCTACCATacttttaactttatttatggAATTATTAGTACACTCTAAAGTGcaactattttttgtttttttactaacctaaaatgcatttagcatGGGCTACAATGGACGTGACTGCATCTTGAGAACCCTTTGCGAGAGTCGCCAGTACTTCCAGCGCACCAAGATGAGCATGGTGGGCGAGATGCTGCGCACCATATTCAGGTAAGTTCCCCATGAAGAAGTATtcaaatatccaaaaatctTCATATATCCAACTATATCCACAGCTTGCCGAAGCAGAGGATTTTCACACGGGAACTGCACGAGAATGCGGATATAGTGCACTATGATCAGGCATATCGCAATGCACATACCGACGACTGCACGCAGTACAACTGCCATTTCTCCTTGCTGGAACTGGCATTTGGAAAATATACCACACCGCCGAAAAATTATTACGCCtaataaatttccgattcctaaaAGTGTTGCGCATTAAATTCCTTTCAAGTGTCAACTTCGTTGCGAGAGGGGCAAGTGCGAGGGGAAGTTGAAAAGGGCACTTGTTGAGCCAGGTTAAAAAATGACACTTCATGTATCTTCTTCTGGCCAGCTGCAAGTTTGGCAAGCGCCATCCCACCTCCACTCCTCCACCAAATGGAATTGATGGTGTCTGTGGGCAGACTCCGGCTGACTGATGTGGCAGTCGGTCTCCCGACACCTTCTGGCCCATCATTATCATCCTGGCAGTGGGAAACACAAGCCTCAATtgaagccaaataaaaataaaaatacattggGCCAAGTTTCTTTGCTGCTCTTTTCGAATAGCGAAATCAATCAAAAGGAAAGTTGGCATTGTCTTGGACAATGAGTGAAAATTAGGTGACCGGCTGACTTATTTACGACTATGGGCCAAAAACAGCCATCATTTGGGCATCGAGAAATATGGGCTGTAATTTAGAGCGCAATAAAATCTGAGAGAATAGTAAATTGACAATTTAAATCCAATTTTAGCTTTTTATTAAACTATAACGAATGCGATAacctgaaaaaatatttacctaTTTAAATTCCTTTACTACCACAAATTCCCGCTAATGTGGAGCTCACCCACCGCGTATAGAACCACTTCCAGGTGTTCACACCTCATCCACATGCTCCACTGGCCCCATTTATAATGGTGAACGGGGAAATTGGGGACGTCAACAAGAGGCAGCTCAAGCTGAAAGATGGAGCGAAAAGTGTTAACAAGTAAACGTCATGTCCAGAACTAGAAACTAGAATTCCGTAGCAGGATGGCATGGACAGAATGGGCAGAATGGTTAGAATGGATAGAATGACCAAGACACGAGATGTCACCGCACCACACagagcaataaataaataagcaacgCCAGCAAGAAgaaattctttgtttgtttgttggtttgtttgcttctctttttttgGCTCTCGTATTTATGTCAGCCagattaaatatatatccaaGCTTATATCAGTAGCCCAggggaactggaactggacaCAAGACCCGTCGTCCACGACGAACAATGTGAGCGTGGCAATTAAGTGGGAAAAACGTCAAGAATTGAAGTAGTTCCCGGGGCCGAAAATCCATAGCAGTTGAAAGTATTAATTAGTGCACATTTGGAAATTCAGCAACATGACTCACCTGTCAGCGCTGGCATTGCTGATGCTGCACTTGCTCCTGGTGGTGCCCATCCTGGCATCCCATTCACCCCTCCTCACTCAACCCCAACCCGTTGACAATTCCGAGGGGCTCAGCACACTGTCCAAACATTTCGAGAGCCCCATGTTGGCCAGTCTATCATCGACCAGCAATATTCCCAGCTCCGACTTCGACCATTCCGCATCCGGCAATTCCACAAGGATACTGCGGCGTGGCAAGCGTTATCTACAATTCAGCAAGGGATCACGTATGTCGGTGCGTATAGGTTGCATATATGGTACATAGGTATGGTATGTTGTCCAGTTTTAATTGGCTCCTTCGATGTCCTGCAGTGGCGCACCAATGGCAAGAACAATCTGTGGACAATCAACACTCTGTGGGCCTACGGCTATGGCTTCCGTGCCAATTATCCCTTTCCCTCCATCGAGGAGCAAAAGAAGGATAATGCCGTCTTCTTCCGCCTGTTCAAGAGGGACCTCTTCTCCAAACTGGAGACCGCTCTGGATGGGTGCGTTTTCTATTCTTAAGATATGCTACTACATCTGTTTATCCATTTAACCTTTATATTCAAATGTTTCCTTATAGCCATGGCTTCGATGGCCGAGCTTGCATGCTGAAGTCATTCTGCACCGCCATCAACGATGTGGATAATCCCAAGCAGAAGAGCGGAATGCTCTTCAAAATGCTCAAATTGATATTCCGGTAAGTCGAGCATATGCTTCATTTTTCGGATGAGTCGAACGCAGTTAATTAGCATTATGCTCATAAGTCCATAAACACAAAGAAACCAGTTTTAATTTGAGTTAATAACTATCATAGGCTGTTCATTTCCTACTTTGCTGTTAGTTGAGTTCTTACATTGGTTACAATGGTCACGGTTCGCTTGGGTCTAATTCTCACTTTTCTGGCGCTGGTTGCAGGCCAAGATCAGAACTCCACAGCCATCCACAGTCGAGCGAAGAGATATTTGGATATTATAGAGACCACTCGTATATTTGTGGGTAGCACAAGGAGCCCTAACTGAAAAAGGATTTTGAGTTGAGATTTTTCCAGTTAGAGCTCCTTTACAAGAGTTGCATagattatatttaatattaaataccCCTTAAAGTTTCGCGTCAATGCCAAAAACAATGTGATCAAATCGCCGATTGTGTGGGCCCATGGCTATGGCTTTCGGGCCAATACGCCGGTGTTGGTCAAAAGGGAGAACAGGCCCTTTCGCAGGGACACCTACGAGTTGCTCCACGAGCTGATCGATCGCAGTGGCCTGGATGGACGAGCCTGTGTCCTGAAGGCCTACTGCACCGCCCTCGCCGGGGATCATGGTCAGGGATTTTTGTTTAAGCTCTTGAAATACGTATTTACGTGagtgcctgcctgcctgccagTTGTACATTATAGTACATTAATGCGCCCAACCACACACTTTACTTAATTGCAGCCTGGATGAGCACGACAAGCGGCACATGCCGCATCTGCGGGAGGAGAACTGCGAGCAAATCATGCACAGCCATTGTCCTTTGAGCTTCGACAGCATATCTCCATACACGGACGATGTGTAACACTACGCACCTGGATAAGCGAACAGATTGGCCAAATAAATGTGAATAAGTATCTTTAGATAATGTACAAAAAATAAGCATGTTTCAATTAATGTTAAACTAATTAAACTAAATGGGATATTTCGAGGACACTTCCATATGCGGAGTTTTCTAAACAGGAAACCACCACTGAACTTCTGGCAAATAACAGCAGTGTAGTGAACGGGTTTGTTTTTTTAGAGCtacataaaacaaacaagacGCAGATTGAATTGCACatccaaataaacaaatatacacACAAAACTGACGGACTGATTgcctaaaataataatactgaATGTAATAAAAGCACTTCAAAGTGATTGAAGCCTCGAGTGATTAAACATTAAAGTTCGTGCCATGGcacaaaaaaactttataCAATTGTTAATTCAGCAtgtttttaatacaaattaaaaactttatttcaGCACAAGCGTGTTCATCTTCATTTAAGTTATGTTTAATACCCTTTGAAAGGGTAAACTAAATATATTCAGTTGCTACATTTATAACAATCTTTAAACCTCAATGAGTATCATAAAAGTTAAGTATTAAAGCTTTGCAATTTGTAAGATTTTACAGATTTTTGTGGACAGCCTTCTGTAAGTGCTTGTGGCTGCTGATGATATTTATTCGGtgttgttgccatttgcaatttataattaacttgTGTGCCATTTGCAGGTTTTGTTTGCAGGATGagtgtttctgttttctgttttttgtttttccggCAGCCGCTGTATGGTGCGTGTGGCAATCAGCGACATGCATttaattggcatttttattaaacagcTGAAAATGAGCAGTTGGGCAAAAGCTGCAAACAAATACAATCaacacgaaaaaaaaggaaaccaaaAAAGGATACCGGGCGTAGCAAGGACTCGCTGGCCATTGTTGACCTCGTTGCATGACAAAAGTGCTCCAGCTGTTTAATGTCACCAGCACGAAAATGCCGAGTGGTGTTAAAATGTTTGCGGCAGCCTTTGATgcacttgccacgcccctttgcctttgcctttgcctttgccctTGCCAAGGAAAACCTGTCGCCCACCGCAGCGGCATTAAGAATTAACTTTAATTAAGttgaaaaacataaattacATGCACGCATACAAGGCCATTAAATTGCAGTTGCGGGAGCTCTCCACTCAGAACTTTGCCACAAGGATACACACGATTCGGAGTGGCAGCAGTGCTCCCACTGGGACATTGACCGCAAAACTTTAAGAGTTTATTGGGCCACAACTTTGTCCTacttaagaaaaaaaaaaaaaaaagaatgcaaAAATACACATGTACTTAAATGCACACGCAGCAGCGAGCTCCTTCCACAGCCTTAATCAACTATTAATTATCCTGGCGTGCGTTGAATTGCTGCATCAAGAGGTCAACTCCATCCATCACCTGTGCACTGCAAGTGACCTTACTCGATCCACAGGCATCCAGTCACCAAATATCCTAACCACCCAAACAACCACATTTCACATTACCTTCACTGGATTCATTTCAAATCGGCTAAAGAAACtttattacatttgtgtatcATTATTAAGAGTTACATTATGTAATGTTTAAGTATTTGTTGAATCCTTTGCCAACttactatttttttatttatatgttatgGAAATACactacatttttatttattacatttcacAGAAAACTCAATTTTTTACTTGTTTCATTCGCTGACAGCGcaatttttgttgctgttggttgCAGTTTAATTTTCTCATTTGTTGCTTGCATTTTTCTCGCTTTCCTTGTAATTTTTTGAGTTTGGAtgtttttgcaattaaatttaaaataccctgaaatataattatatatatatataaagataaatatataCCTACTTTAGTCAGTAAGTAAGCAAATGAAATCACCATAAATGCATTAAGACTTCAAACATTATCGACTGCTa
This genomic stretch from Drosophila yakuba strain Tai18E2 chromosome 3R, Prin_Dyak_Tai18E2_2.1, whole genome shotgun sequence harbors:
- the LOC6538716 gene encoding uncharacterized protein LOC6538716 isoform X2, producing the protein MSATWLTLVCAAWLLGECQSSLPDEFAPLATSHEAGKVNNVTLTPPGLGIVAQQGKQDFDRDQDLDQDPLTPHAAPSSQRKLSRGKRFVAFPQGSSASGAVCLTTGVIGNPNLLYLSLGINWGVAYDLPNVTWVLQNAHGWTTKKSAKAQIKRRHRRELYGRLETMIDSRDLWSPPTLMTMMKRADDSTTSTPESLVTASHLLHRRWQRVLSRPKRYLSFPEGSSFSVAVCFTVGIIGNPYYGYNSFGLNWGVAYDLPNTTWVLQHLHGFATHPVAPAVLRRRSRSAIYRQIESVVDNMGYNGRDCILRTLCESRQYFQRTKMSMVGEMLRTIFSLPKQRIFTRELHENADIVHYDQAYRNAHTDDCTQYNCHFSLLELAFGKYTTPPKNYYA
- the LOC6538716 gene encoding uncharacterized protein LOC6538716 isoform X1; this encodes MSATWLTLVCAAWLLGECQSSLPDEFAPLATSHEAGKVNNVTLTPPGLGIVAQQGKQDFDRDQDLDQDPLTPHAAPSSQRKLSRGKRFVAFPQGSSASGAVCLTTGVIGNPNLLYLSLGINWGVAYDLPNVTWVLQNAHGWTTKKSAKAQIKRRHRRELYGRLETMIDSMGYNGRDCILRTLCESRQYFQRTKMSMVGEMLRTIFSLPKQRIFTRELHENADIVHYDQAYRNAHTDDCTQYNCHFSLLELAFGKYTTPPKNYYA
- the LOC6538717 gene encoding LOW QUALITY PROTEIN: uncharacterized protein LOC6538717 (The sequence of the model RefSeq protein was modified relative to this genomic sequence to represent the inferred CDS: substituted 1 base at 1 genomic stop codon): MTHLSALALLMLHLLLVVPILASHSPLLTQPQPVDNSEGLSTLSKHFESPMLASLSSTSNIPSSDFDHSASGNSTRILRRGKRYLQFSKGSRMSWRTNGKNNLWTINTLWAYGYGFRANYPFPSIEEQKKDNAVFFRLFKRDLFSKLETALDGHGFDGRACMLKSFCTAINDVDNPKQKSGMLFKMLKLIFRRAKRYLDIIETTRIFVGIAXIIFNIKYPLKFRVNAKNNVIKSPIVWAHGYGFRANTPVLVKRENRPFRRDTYELLHELIDRSGLDGRACVLKAYCTALAGDHGQGFLFKLLKYVFTLDEHDKRHMPHLREENCEQIMHSHCPLSFDSISPYTDDV